A portion of the Halodesulfovibrio aestuarii DSM 17919 = ATCC 29578 genome contains these proteins:
- a CDS encoding HD domain-containing protein, whose product MVPDITLYQKWFEQYVVPYAQADSEDRQYIDLKRDHTLRVFDNAKQIAASLSLTSRDMKVALLGALFHDVGRFEQFRMYKTYSDRNSVNHGLLGSRILKYENVLAKEPKEIQHAVRATVAMHNKLALPKGLPEHIRIATNIVRDSDKLDIFPVLVSNFTHDGSKSDVVTMGLEEGATKYTRQVLYKLLHGESIRYDDMRYVNDFKLLLASWVFGLEYGVSMQLLHQRGIMERLLDTLPALPEMEKVKRVVREEMERVLAEDCFGEEGE is encoded by the coding sequence ATGGTTCCGGATATCACACTGTACCAAAAATGGTTTGAGCAGTATGTCGTGCCTTATGCTCAGGCAGATAGTGAAGATCGGCAATATATTGATCTGAAACGTGATCATACGTTGCGTGTATTCGATAATGCAAAGCAGATTGCTGCTTCCTTATCATTAACTTCGCGGGATATGAAAGTCGCGCTGTTAGGTGCGCTGTTCCATGATGTCGGGCGGTTTGAGCAGTTTAGGATGTATAAAACCTACAGTGACCGGAACTCCGTGAATCACGGCTTGCTTGGCAGTCGTATATTAAAATATGAAAATGTCTTAGCGAAGGAACCGAAAGAAATACAACATGCTGTAAGGGCAACTGTCGCGATGCACAATAAGCTTGCTCTTCCTAAGGGGCTTCCAGAGCATATTCGCATAGCCACAAATATCGTGCGTGACAGTGACAAACTGGATATTTTCCCTGTGCTTGTTTCTAATTTTACACATGATGGTTCAAAGAGTGATGTTGTAACAATGGGGCTTGAAGAGGGGGCAACAAAATATACTCGTCAGGTGTTGTACAAGCTTTTGCATGGTGAATCGATACGATATGATGATATGCGGTATGTAAACGATTTTAAGTTGCTTCTTGCCAGCTGGGTGTTTGGATTGGAGTATGGTGTTTCCATGCAGTTGTTACATCAACGCGGCATAATGGAACGTTTGCTTGATACCTTACCGGCGTTACCGGAAATGGAGAAGGTTAAGCGCGTTGTGCGTGAGGAAATGGAACGGGTGTTGGCTGAAGATTGTTTTGGAGAAGAAGGGGAATAG
- a CDS encoding class I SAM-dependent methyltransferase, giving the protein MNAITTFLWKKILASTVEQAVRLVGKARARRVLLIGENTNALSHALSDSVEQLEVLNHNALHTLLVRSQKKIQAGRPFLDAKDGSFDLCLVSFGLHQVEPEVAEQIVRECMRIAPTALLIDFALAERNIELPSQYICSIAEQFLHRGHWDIYKKYIRVGALHGIAHRAQTSEFSNITIWGGGIRLLLVG; this is encoded by the coding sequence ATGAATGCCATAACCACTTTTTTATGGAAGAAGATTCTCGCAAGTACTGTTGAGCAGGCTGTGCGGCTTGTGGGTAAGGCACGTGCCCGTCGCGTACTTCTTATTGGTGAAAATACAAACGCGTTGTCACATGCCTTGAGTGATTCAGTAGAGCAACTTGAAGTTCTTAATCATAATGCGTTGCATACCTTGCTTGTCCGTTCACAAAAAAAAATACAAGCTGGGCGACCATTTTTAGACGCTAAAGACGGTTCGTTTGACCTGTGTCTTGTGAGTTTTGGTTTGCATCAAGTTGAGCCGGAAGTGGCAGAGCAGATTGTACGGGAATGTATGCGAATTGCTCCAACTGCATTGCTTATAGACTTTGCCTTGGCTGAACGGAATATAGAGTTGCCTTCCCAATATATCTGTTCGATTGCGGAACAGTTTCTTCATCGAGGACATTGGGATATTTATAAAAAGTACATACGCGTTGGTGCGTTGCACGGCATCGCGCATCGGGCGCAGACAAGTGAGTTTTCTAACATTACAATATGGGGTGGTGGCATTCGCTTGTTGTTGGTCGGGTAA
- the dnaE gene encoding DNA polymerase III subunit alpha, with protein sequence MSDFVHLHCHTEYSLLDGAIRLEDLCQKASDFNMPAVAITDHGNMYGAVYFYLMAQKAGLKPIIGCEVYVSHGDHTEKTGEFAKKRYHLVLLAKNENGYKNLCKIVTEGCVNGFHYKPRVSKEVLRQHSDDLIALSACLAGEVPRYLLNHTMEEAEEITQEYAEIFPDRFYLELQSNGLKEQDELNEKLIELSKRTGLPLVATNDCHYLNATDVEAHDTLLCIQTGAKVQDERRMRFETTELYYKSPEEMKAAFAHVPEAISNTIKIADQIDIKLTLGEYYFPEYELPEGMTMADEFSRMCREGLQKRIDVVPYEIDEKAYWDRLELELKVINDMGFPAYFLIVQDFINWAKDNGIPVGPGRGSAAGSIVAWALRITNLDPLPYDLLFERFLNVERVSMPDIDVDFCERRRGEVIRYTMERYGEDKVAQITTFGKMKAKAVIKDVARAQGLTFQEGDKISKLIPDEMKMTIQKALAAEPELADLYRTDPTVTKLIDISQRLEGLCRHASTHAAGVVISDKPMVEYLPLYRDKKGGRVTQFDMKKVEQVGLVKFDFLGLRTMTVIQDAVDNIGFAGKPQPDLDTLQFDDEATYDLYQRGDTDGIFQVESSGMRTYLRMLKPSCFDDIIAMLALYRPGPLNSGMVDEFIKRKHGEVPVVYPLPSLEDCLKPTYGVIVYQEQVMQIAQIVGNYTLGGADLLRRAMGKKNADAMAQERTKFVAGAAENEIPKEKAEEIFDLMEQFAAYGFNKSHSAAYALISYWTAYLKVHYPVEFMAALMTSEMGNQDKVLKYVAACRDMDVAVEQATVQASRRQFTVHEGKVIFGLGAIKTVGDEAIREIVEAREADGEFQSMLDLACRVNLRKVTKRVLENLIKGGAMDCFGVSRRGMLAALDNVVAKAQKKAKDKDSNQVSLFTMIAEEPKVIGGIGFDCEEQTLEEFDDEQKLRFEKDALGFYLTSHPLQPFRRELHRLHLQPLEEALDLEQGGEIKCAILVTAMKEHITKKGSKMAFMDIEDLTASGELVVFPEAYAEGKELFLSEEPLLLTARISDQQNNEDSDDEDAVKEIKLLCEKVESLTEACQCNLEPTTIDIPHNKLCLQAIADLKEILVKHNGPVPVYVRAMISDSDAIFSLDEAYSIHPGPQFEKDFANWKGVVHG encoded by the coding sequence ATGTCAGATTTTGTACATTTACATTGCCATACAGAATACAGCCTTCTTGATGGCGCTATCCGTTTAGAAGACCTTTGTCAAAAAGCTTCTGATTTCAATATGCCTGCCGTTGCCATTACAGACCATGGCAACATGTACGGTGCTGTCTACTTTTACCTCATGGCTCAAAAAGCCGGTCTTAAACCAATTATCGGGTGCGAGGTATATGTTTCGCACGGCGATCACACAGAAAAAACCGGTGAATTTGCAAAAAAACGCTACCATCTGGTGCTGCTTGCTAAAAACGAAAACGGGTACAAAAATCTTTGTAAAATTGTAACAGAAGGTTGTGTAAACGGCTTCCACTACAAGCCGCGTGTAAGTAAAGAGGTACTACGCCAGCACAGCGACGACCTCATTGCTCTTTCCGCATGTCTTGCAGGTGAAGTCCCTCGGTATCTGCTCAATCACACAATGGAAGAAGCAGAAGAGATTACACAGGAATATGCTGAAATTTTCCCGGACAGATTCTATCTTGAGTTACAATCCAACGGGTTAAAAGAACAGGATGAACTCAACGAAAAACTCATTGAGCTGTCCAAACGCACCGGACTTCCGTTGGTGGCAACCAACGACTGCCACTACTTGAACGCAACAGACGTTGAAGCACATGACACTCTCCTTTGTATCCAGACCGGTGCAAAAGTGCAGGACGAACGCCGCATGCGTTTCGAAACAACAGAACTGTACTATAAATCTCCTGAAGAGATGAAAGCTGCCTTTGCCCATGTTCCGGAAGCTATTTCTAATACAATAAAAATTGCCGACCAGATCGATATCAAGCTCACTTTGGGGGAATACTACTTCCCTGAATACGAACTGCCGGAAGGCATGACTATGGCTGACGAATTCAGCCGCATGTGTCGTGAGGGTCTACAAAAGCGTATAGATGTTGTTCCATACGAAATCGACGAGAAAGCTTACTGGGATCGACTTGAGCTTGAGCTTAAAGTTATTAATGACATGGGATTCCCAGCCTACTTCCTTATCGTACAGGACTTTATTAACTGGGCAAAAGACAACGGCATCCCTGTCGGACCGGGCCGTGGTTCTGCTGCGGGTTCTATTGTTGCATGGGCACTGCGCATTACCAACCTTGACCCTCTCCCGTACGACTTACTCTTCGAACGATTCTTGAACGTTGAACGTGTATCTATGCCGGATATCGACGTTGACTTCTGCGAACGCCGTCGAGGTGAAGTTATCCGCTATACAATGGAGCGGTACGGCGAAGACAAAGTTGCGCAGATCACCACCTTCGGTAAAATGAAGGCAAAAGCGGTAATCAAAGATGTTGCCCGCGCTCAGGGACTGACATTTCAGGAAGGTGATAAGATTTCCAAGCTTATCCCTGATGAAATGAAAATGACCATCCAAAAAGCACTGGCGGCAGAACCTGAACTGGCAGACCTCTACCGTACAGATCCTACTGTTACAAAACTTATCGATATTTCCCAACGCCTGGAAGGCCTTTGCCGCCACGCCTCCACCCATGCCGCGGGTGTTGTTATTTCCGACAAACCAATGGTCGAATACCTGCCATTGTATCGAGATAAAAAAGGCGGCAGGGTAACACAGTTTGACATGAAGAAGGTTGAGCAAGTCGGCCTTGTAAAATTCGACTTCCTCGGTCTGCGCACTATGACCGTTATTCAGGACGCTGTGGATAACATCGGCTTTGCGGGTAAACCGCAACCAGATCTCGACACACTCCAATTCGATGATGAAGCGACATACGATCTGTACCAGCGCGGCGACACAGACGGTATTTTTCAGGTAGAATCTTCCGGAATGCGTACCTACTTGCGCATGCTCAAACCGAGTTGCTTCGACGACATTATTGCTATGCTCGCCCTCTACCGTCCGGGGCCATTGAACTCCGGTATGGTTGACGAATTTATTAAGCGTAAGCATGGCGAAGTCCCTGTGGTATACCCGCTGCCATCTCTTGAAGACTGCCTGAAGCCGACATACGGGGTTATCGTATATCAGGAACAGGTTATGCAAATTGCACAGATTGTCGGCAACTACACCCTTGGTGGTGCGGACTTGCTGCGTCGTGCAATGGGTAAAAAGAATGCAGACGCTATGGCGCAGGAGCGTACCAAGTTTGTTGCCGGTGCAGCTGAAAACGAGATTCCAAAAGAAAAGGCTGAAGAAATCTTCGACCTCATGGAACAGTTTGCAGCATACGGCTTCAACAAATCCCACTCTGCTGCGTACGCGCTTATTTCCTACTGGACGGCATACCTCAAGGTTCATTATCCAGTAGAATTCATGGCTGCCCTTATGACTTCTGAAATGGGGAACCAGGATAAAGTTCTTAAATATGTTGCAGCATGTCGCGACATGGATGTTGCCGTAGAGCAAGCAACCGTACAGGCATCGCGCCGCCAGTTCACTGTACACGAAGGCAAAGTTATTTTCGGCCTTGGTGCCATTAAAACGGTAGGTGACGAAGCTATCCGAGAAATTGTGGAGGCACGCGAAGCTGACGGAGAATTTCAATCCATGCTGGATCTTGCCTGCCGCGTTAACCTTCGCAAAGTCACCAAACGTGTTCTGGAAAACCTTATTAAAGGTGGAGCAATGGACTGCTTCGGCGTTTCCCGCCGAGGCATGCTCGCTGCATTGGACAACGTTGTTGCCAAAGCGCAGAAAAAAGCAAAAGACAAAGATTCTAATCAGGTTTCTTTGTTCACTATGATCGCCGAAGAACCAAAGGTTATTGGCGGAATCGGATTTGATTGCGAAGAGCAGACTCTTGAAGAATTTGATGACGAGCAAAAATTGCGATTTGAGAAAGATGCTCTTGGGTTCTACTTAACAAGTCACCCATTGCAGCCATTCCGTCGCGAACTGCACCGCCTGCATTTGCAGCCTCTCGAAGAAGCTCTGGACCTTGAACAAGGCGGTGAAATCAAATGTGCCATTCTGGTAACTGCCATGAAAGAGCATATTACCAAGAAAGGCAGCAAAATGGCCTTCATGGATATTGAAGACCTTACAGCTTCCGGCGAACTTGTTGTATTTCCCGAGGCGTATGCTGAAGGTAAAGAGTTGTTCCTCAGCGAAGAGCCACTGCTGTTAACTGCACGAATCAGTGACCAGCAGAACAACGAAGATTCTGACGACGAAGATGCAGTAAAAGAAATTAAGCTGTTATGTGAAAAAGTTGAGTCTCTCACTGAAGCATGTCAATGCAACCTTGAGCCGACAACAATTGACATACCGCATAATAAACTTTGTTTGCAGGCCATCGCAGACCTCAAAGAAATTTTAGTAAAACACAACGGTCCGGTACCAGTCTATGTGCGGGCTATGATAAGTGATTCTGATGCAATTTTCAGTCTGGATGAAGCATACTCTATTCATCCGGGCCCTCAATTCGAAAAAGACTTTGCCAATTGGAAAGGAGTTGTCCATGGCTAA
- a CDS encoding alkyl/aryl-sulfatase, which yields MKGIRLFFFIWLAIPFLSNTTLANVSPNPASDITKAANAQWLKILPFANEQDFKDATKGLVAPLPNNGIIKDAKGRVVWNMQLFKFVLEQKKSPETVNPSLWRQMQLVMQGGLFKVCDRLYQIRNADLSNMTIIEGDTGIIVIDPLISTETAKAALDLYYAHRPKKPVVAVFYSHSHVDHYGGVRGIIDEKDVRDGKVKIIAPEGFTEAAVSENLYAGNAMSRRATYMYGNMLPPSPQGQVGAGLGTTTSTGTITLILPTDLIKETGQKMSIDGLDFEFLMAPDSEAPAEMHWYVKQLKAISAAENCTHTLHNTYTLRGAKIRNPLAWSKYLNETIQLWGKDAEILYGMHHWPVWGHDAVIENLAMARDGYRYINDQTLRLANMGYTPDQIAEQIHFPEKLAQHWAMRGYYGSVYHNVKATYVFYLGWFDGNPSNLHVLPPVEAAKKYVEYMGGAQEILTKARKAYEKGEYRWVAEVGNHVVFADPSNEEARMLVADALEQLGYQAESGPWRNFYLTGAQELRNGVKELPTPNTAAPDIIKAVDTSMLLDYTAIRLNPEKAAGKVITINLALTDSSEKYVLELRNSALSNRIGTADKADLSIDIPRALLNKVFLQETTLDDALKSKEVTVRGDEKKLHDLLGMLDNFPFWFNIVTPNKPLSKK from the coding sequence ATGAAAGGCATACGGCTATTCTTTTTTATCTGGCTGGCCATTCCTTTTCTTTCGAACACTACGCTTGCAAATGTTTCACCAAATCCTGCAAGTGACATTACAAAAGCAGCGAACGCTCAATGGCTAAAAATTCTGCCTTTTGCTAACGAACAGGATTTTAAAGATGCCACTAAAGGTCTTGTTGCGCCATTACCAAACAACGGCATTATTAAGGACGCCAAAGGCCGTGTCGTTTGGAACATGCAGCTATTCAAATTTGTTCTTGAACAAAAAAAATCCCCAGAGACTGTAAACCCTAGCTTATGGCGTCAAATGCAGCTGGTTATGCAGGGTGGCTTATTCAAAGTTTGTGACAGGCTCTACCAGATACGCAATGCTGACCTTTCAAACATGACAATCATTGAAGGCGACACAGGCATTATCGTTATAGACCCGCTCATTTCAACAGAGACGGCAAAAGCAGCGCTTGATCTCTATTACGCCCACCGCCCGAAAAAGCCGGTTGTCGCTGTATTCTATTCCCACAGTCACGTTGACCATTATGGCGGGGTGCGCGGCATCATTGACGAAAAAGATGTAAGAGACGGAAAAGTGAAAATTATTGCTCCGGAAGGATTTACCGAAGCTGCCGTTTCTGAAAACTTATATGCTGGTAATGCTATGAGCCGCAGAGCTACATACATGTATGGAAACATGCTCCCTCCATCCCCGCAAGGACAGGTCGGCGCTGGTCTCGGCACTACAACATCCACAGGGACCATCACCCTTATTCTCCCTACAGACCTTATCAAAGAAACCGGTCAAAAAATGAGTATTGACGGACTGGATTTCGAATTTCTTATGGCTCCAGACTCAGAAGCACCTGCTGAAATGCATTGGTACGTAAAACAGCTTAAAGCCATTTCTGCCGCAGAAAACTGCACCCATACATTACACAACACGTACACATTGCGTGGTGCAAAAATTCGTAACCCTCTTGCATGGTCAAAGTATCTCAATGAAACTATTCAACTATGGGGAAAAGATGCAGAAATTCTCTACGGCATGCACCACTGGCCTGTATGGGGACATGACGCCGTTATTGAAAATTTAGCAATGGCTCGGGATGGGTACCGGTATATCAACGACCAGACCCTCCGTCTTGCCAACATGGGCTACACACCGGATCAAATCGCAGAACAAATTCACTTTCCGGAAAAATTGGCTCAACATTGGGCAATGCGCGGGTACTATGGTTCCGTATATCATAATGTAAAAGCAACCTACGTATTCTATCTTGGCTGGTTTGATGGTAACCCATCTAACCTGCATGTGCTTCCACCTGTTGAAGCTGCTAAAAAATACGTTGAATATATGGGCGGCGCGCAAGAAATACTTACCAAAGCACGTAAGGCTTACGAAAAAGGTGAATATCGCTGGGTAGCAGAAGTCGGCAACCATGTTGTGTTTGCTGATCCTTCAAATGAAGAAGCCCGCATGCTGGTTGCGGATGCACTGGAGCAACTGGGTTATCAAGCTGAATCCGGCCCTTGGCGCAACTTCTACCTGACGGGTGCGCAAGAGTTACGTAATGGAGTAAAGGAACTGCCTACTCCAAACACAGCGGCACCTGATATCATTAAAGCTGTAGATACGAGTATGTTACTTGACTACACAGCGATACGCTTGAATCCGGAAAAAGCCGCTGGCAAGGTAATTACAATCAATCTGGCTCTCACTGATTCGTCTGAAAAATACGTTCTGGAACTTCGTAACTCAGCACTCTCCAATCGCATCGGCACTGCTGATAAGGCAGACCTCTCTATAGACATTCCACGAGCCTTACTTAACAAGGTATTCCTCCAGGAAACCACACTCGATGATGCACTAAAAAGCAAAGAAGTCACAGTTAGAGGCGACGAGAAAAAACTTCATGACCTTCTGGGGATGCTCGACAACTTCCCGTTCTGGTTTAACATCGTGACACCGAACAAGCCGCTATCTAAAAAATAA